Proteins from one Ciconia boyciana chromosome 26, ASM3463844v1, whole genome shotgun sequence genomic window:
- the LOC140644018 gene encoding signaling lymphocytic activation molecule-like, translating to MGCSVCLWLLISLGCVWGMGRKARETVLGTLGKTTILQIPPELQKLTLRFEAAVWKRDTEDPQRKLVLLKYMDGNYTNYMQGRTRFHVTNFSLEILNTSRQDRQLYEYIVSKGSEEKVWQIQLEVYEPVSDPSIQILGWALANSSCTVTLNCTAERGDNVSYSWGSRDTSTSGLCSHNGSLLHLSYPLQNASIACACTASNPVTSRVVTFNSSECSYEQGGSTGLRTKHLVLMVVVPILIVMMFTVVFVAVHLATSTAGQEHSPSPLAEDSAMHTIYSQVQRVEVCGTLCDGLWPLGVNTAPWLARERKQKGSPAAEHPSCTTIYAAATGLPPDTAPAPAPAPGRAPHPLRSPPTELPTLQGHPPLSQSPDKEPTTVYASVMMPMA from the exons atgggctgcagtgtgtgTCTCTGGCTGCTGATCTCTCTCGGCTGTGTTTGGG GCATGGGCCGCAAGGCGAGGGAGACGGTGCTGGGCACCCTGGGGAAGACGACGATATTGCAGATCCCTCCTGAACTCCAGAAGCTCACCCTGCGCTTTGAGGCGGCCGTGTGGAAGCGGGACACGGAGGACCCGCAGAGGAAGCTTGTCCTGCTCAAGTACATGGATGGCAACTACACCAACTACATGCAGGGACGGACTCGCTTCCACGTGACAAACTTCTCCCTGGAGATCCTGAACACCAGCCGGCAGGACAGGCAACTCTACGAGTACATCGTCAGCAAGGGGTCGGAGGAGAAAGTCTGGCAGATACAGCTGGAGGTGTATG agCCGGTGTCCGATCCCAGCATCCAGATCCTCGGCTGGGCGCTGGCCAACAGCAGCTGCACCGTCACCCTCAACTGCACGGCAGAGCGAGGGGACAACGTCTCCTACAGCTGGGGCAGCCGGGACACCAGCACCTCGGGGCTCTGCTCCCACAACGGCAGCCTCCTGCACCTCTCCTACCCCCTGCAGAACGCAAGCATCGCCTGCGCCTGCACGGCCAGCAACCCCGTCACCAGCCGGGTTGTCACCTTCAACTCCTCCGAGTGCAGCTACGAGCAAGGGG GCAGCACCGGGCTGAGGACGAAGCATCTCGTGCTGATGGTGGTGGTGCCCATTCTCATAGTGATGATGTTCACCGTGGTCTTCGTGGCCGTCCATTTGGCCACGTCCACCG CCGGCCAGGAGCACTCGCCCTCGCCGCTCGCCGAGGACAGCGCGATGCACACCATCTACTCTCAAGTGCAGCGGGTGGA GGTCTGTGGCACCCTCTGTGATGGGCTTTGGCCACTGGGTGTCAACACAGCCCCGTGGCTGGCGAGGGAGAGG AAGCAGAAAGGGTCCCCAGCTGCCGAGCACCCCTCCTGCACCACCATCTACGCTGCAGCCACCGGCCTGCCCCCGGacacggccccggccccggccccggcccctggCAGAGCCCCACACCCCCTGCGCAGCCCCCCGACAGAGCTGCCCACCCTGCAGGGCCACCCGCCCCTCTCGCAG AGCCCCGACAAGGAGCCCACGACAGTTTACGCCAGCGTGATGATGCCCATGGCCTGA
- the LOC140644149 gene encoding SLAM family member 7-like, translating into MFRCLPLAILLLHQATCTSNGAEVTGAVGRSVTFQLQSLDGKAVAWSFHNDVIVTVKFGNPLEATFFDDSYKPRLAFPRNGSALTISQLRMDDAGTYTAKISGMKTAFTLHVYRELAVPTVTCEAQNCSANGCSYTLHCTASSSGSGNVSYVWSMADGSWSEGPTVLVDEPPPDKPPPLLTCMARNPVSSRNATVLSPAALCAENTTHPPTAGNYSSRQVGIMAALVIGIGMPLLAVVVLVIYSISKGWSIFRLPAAEAVNTEAGGEYMTVYTQVGAFQQVHLQSCSNAQQEDPKKMPTRDVESSKTIYSTIQPTAQLQTDDEKMGNSKLECQEQDEKTLYSSVS; encoded by the exons ATGTTTCGGTGCCTGCCACttgccatcctcctcctccaccaagCAA CGTGCACCAGCAACGGGGCAGAAGTGACCGGGGCCGTGGGCAGGTCCGTCACCTTCCAACTCCAGAGCCTGGATGGCAAAGCTGTAGCCTGGAGCTTCCACAACGATGTCATAGTGACCGTGAAATTCGGCAATCCTCTTGAAGCCACGTTTTTTGACGACAGCTACAAGCCACGCTTGGCCTTCCCCAGGAACGGCAGCGCGCTCACCATCTCCCAGCTGAGGATGGACGACGCCGGTACCTACACCGCAAAGATCTCGGGGATGAAAACCGCCTTCACCCTACACGTGTACA GGGAGCTGGCAGTGCCGACGGTGACCTGCGAGGCACAGAACTGCTCGGCCAACGGCTGCAGCTACACACTGCACTGCACCGCGTCGAGCTCCGGCTCCGGCAACGTCTCCTACGTCTGGAGCATGGCGGACGGGTCATGGAGCGAGGGGCCCACGGTGCTGGTGGATGAGCCACCCCCGGACAAGCCACCGCCGCTGCTCACGTGCATGGCGCGAAACCCCGTCAGCAGCCGCAACGCCACTGTCCTCTCGCCTGCCGCCCTCTGTGCAG AAAACACAACCCACCCTCCCACCGCCG GCAACTACTCCAGCAGGCAGGTTGGAATCATGGCCGCATTGGTGATCGGAATCGGAATGCCTTTATTAGCAGTGGTTGTCCTCGTGATCTACAGTATTTCTAAAG GCTGGAGTATCTTCCGTTTGCCTGCAGCCGAGGCTGTGAACACAG agGCCGGAGGAGAGTACATGACGGTGTACACCCAAGTCGGCGCTTTCCAGCAG GTGCACCTGCAGAGTTGCTCTAATGCACAGCAAGAGGACCCAAAGAAGATGCCGACCCGTGACGTGGAGAGCTCCAAAACCATCTATTCCACCATCCAGCCTACGGCCCAG TTGCAGACAGATGATGAGAAGATGGGCAACAGCAAGCTGGAGTGCCAGGAGCAGGATGAGAAAACCCTCTACTCGTCCGTCAGCTAG
- the LOC140644296 gene encoding uncharacterized protein isoform X1 — translation MELRGIGTGWLCIAVVCSGAALVLKEKEPGRPSATQRDNVPEPTGDPTTTARDVDKLPTRPTVTQPPLWTRDPITTPVPTRAGAAGNKTQNASAVPIRYWSPVIFVVVALLVLFFTYRQTKGEGSQDQAASASSSSDLGALDHVPIQDTTPIIPAPQEERKRPEKSSAVEHTETTFCEPDPPRPQLLLPQPDTPAAAGGPCCSGEPGAD, via the exons ATGGAGCTGAGAGGCATCGGGACGGGGTGGCTCTGCATCGCAGTGGTCTGCTCCGGAGCCG CTCTCGTCCTCAAAGAAAAGGAGCCGGGGCGTCCAAGTGCCACACAGCGTGACAATGTCCCAGAGCCCACGGGAGACCCCACCACAACTGCCAGGGATGTGGACAAGCTGCCGACGAGGCCAACGGTCACCCAACCCCCTCTTTGGACCAGGGACCCCATCACCACCCCCGTGCCGACACGAGCAGGCGCTGCAGGGAACAAAACCC AAAATGCATCGGCTGTTCCCATCAGGTACTGGTCCCCTGTCATTTTTGTGGTGGTTGCTCTGCTCGTGCTCTTCTTCACCTACCGGCAGACCAAGGGGGAAG GGAGCCAGGACCAAGCCgcctctgccagcagctcttCAG ATTTGGGAGCCCTGGACCACGTCCCCATCCAGGACACCACCCCAATAATCCCCGCTCCCCAG gaagagaggaagaggccAGAGAAATCCTCAGCCGTGGAGCACACCGAAACCACCTTCTGCGAGCCGGACCCCCCACggccccagctgctgctgccccag CCCGATACCCCCGCAGCCGCCGGTggtccctgctgctctggggagcCCGGTGCCGACTGA
- the LOC140644296 gene encoding uncharacterized protein isoform X2 has protein sequence MELRGIGTGWLCIAVVCSGAALVLKEKEPGRPSATQRDNVPEPTGDPTTTARDVDKLPTRPTVTQPPLWTRDPITTPVPTRAGAAGNKTQNASAVPIREPGPSRLCQQLFRFGSPGPRPHPGHHPNNPRSPERKRPEKSSAVEHTETTFCEPDPPRPQLLLPQPDTPAAAGGPCCSGEPGAD, from the exons ATGGAGCTGAGAGGCATCGGGACGGGGTGGCTCTGCATCGCAGTGGTCTGCTCCGGAGCCG CTCTCGTCCTCAAAGAAAAGGAGCCGGGGCGTCCAAGTGCCACACAGCGTGACAATGTCCCAGAGCCCACGGGAGACCCCACCACAACTGCCAGGGATGTGGACAAGCTGCCGACGAGGCCAACGGTCACCCAACCCCCTCTTTGGACCAGGGACCCCATCACCACCCCCGTGCCGACACGAGCAGGCGCTGCAGGGAACAAAACCC AAAATGCATCGGCTGTTCCCATCAG GGAGCCAGGACCAAGCCgcctctgccagcagctcttCAG ATTTGGGAGCCCTGGACCACGTCCCCATCCAGGACACCACCCCAATAATCCCCGCTCCCCAG agaggaagaggccAGAGAAATCCTCAGCCGTGGAGCACACCGAAACCACCTTCTGCGAGCCGGACCCCCCACggccccagctgctgctgccccag CCCGATACCCCCGCAGCCGCCGGTggtccctgctgctctggggagcCCGGTGCCGACTGA